AAATTTGCTTCGCATTTTGTAACCAAACTATAGGAATAAAGGCCTGTAACGTAATCTAGTTTCTTCACAACTTCTTGGTAATTAAGACCATTTAAAATAATATAAACTCTGTCGTGATTAAAATCATATGTCACATTTAAACCCACTAGTTTATCTGTGATCAATTTGTTCACGGCACTAATAAAATATTTTTTATTTTTTCCTTTAATCGTTAAATCTCCATAACGCACTAAAATTCGATCATACATAACAAAACCTCGCTTTATTCTATTCATATTTTACCATAAAACTTGTGAATTTCACGAATTTATTATATAATTTTCCTGGTGATAATATGTTTATACATTCAGAAAACGAAGAATTAAGAACTAAAATCAATAATTCATTTCTTGAAACGCTTAAAGGGTATCTTGATTCAAAATTACCGGTTGTAACTAATCTTGCAAACATGTCTGCAATTATTTTTGCATCTTTTCAAGAGATTAATTGGGCTGGCTTTTATTTATTCAACGGACAAAATCTTTATCTTGGACCTTTTCAAGGTCTTCCAGCTTGCGTTGAAATCGCTATCGGAAGTGGGGTTTGTGGCACTTCAGCTTTAAAAAGAGAAACGATTGTTGTAAAGGACACTCATGCCTTTACAGGACATATCGCATGTGACAGTAATTCCTTGTCTGAAATTGTTATTCCAATTATTAAGAATAACGCCCTAATTGGGGTCTTAGATATCGATAGTCCTGTCATCAATCGCTTTGATGAAATTGACAAATTTACCTTTGAGAAAGCGGTAAATCTTTTGGTTGACATTTTAGTGTGATTGGGTTATAATACTACCTGCGCATGTAATAAAAAGCAGTTGTTTTAAAGATGTTTTACTCAGTGATTGTTCCAAAAACGGTTTGGAAGTATTGTTAACTGCTTAACAAGAACCCATCAAAACAATCAAAGTATCCGTCTTCTAAACTCCTCAGATGTTACACGTAAATCTATAGTAAGGAGGATTATATATGTCAAGATTTTTAGGATCAGGGTGGAAAGTATCACGTAGATTAGGTTATTCAATAACCGAAACCGGTAAAGAACTTAACAAACGTCCTTATGCTCCTGGACAACACGGGCAAAAACGGACAAAACTTTCAGAGTACGGGGTTCAGTTACAAGAAAAACAACGTGTACGTTACACGTATGGTGTTAACGAAAAACAATTTCGTAAAACATTCAATGAAGCTAAAAAAATGCCAGGAAAACAAGGTGCAAACTTTTTATTCTTATTAGAATCTAGATTAGATAATTTAGTTTATCGTTCTGGTTTTGCAAGAACAAGACAACAAGCAAGACAACTTGTCAATCATGGTCATATCTTATTAGATGGAAAAAAAGCATCCATTCCATCCATAAGAGTAAAACCTGGTCAAGTGATCAGTGTGAAAGAAACTTCTAAAACATTAGTGATTATTAAAGATGCATTAGAAGCTGTAATAAGCAGACTTGAATTTATTTCTTTTGATGACAATAAAAACGAATCAACTTATCTCCGTTTACCGGAAAGAAGCGAAATTCTAGCAGAAATCAAAGAAAATCTTATCGTTGAACTTTACAACAAATAATCGTAATAACACATTCAAATTGAATGTGTTTTTTTTTGAAAATAAAAAAGCGCTCACTATTGAGCGCATTTTGTTTTATCCAACAGTATTCATGCTTTCGATAATTCCATAAAAATCTTCTGGAGTTAAATACGTTGTTAAATTTGATAATCGATAAAATTGATCAAGTGGAACTCCAAGTTCAACGGTTTCATAAGTAGAGTACGTTAAATTCATAGGAGAGGACATAACCATGACTGCTCCGTTTGGTAAAACAATAGCCTTAATGGAACAAGCTCCACCACCACTTCTAGCGCCAATAACTTTGGCCAATCCCAATTCTTGAGCAAGAGCTGTAAAATAATTTGCTGCACTATAGGTAGCTGAAGAGGTTACAATATAAAAATCTGCGTCAATGGCATAATCTCCTTCTACTTCATAAGTATAAGAGCTTCTCGCCCCATCTGAAATGGTATAAAAAGAGAGATCGTCATTTGTCATGTAATTTAACATTTGGAAGACTCCAGCTAAAACTCCACCGCCATTACAAGCAAGGTCGATTACGATTTTACTCGGTGCGGCTGCAATGATTTGATTCATATAAGGTTCGATGTCTAATCTAAAATTTTCGGTAAAACTGTTAAATCTAAAATAGGCCAAATCTTCATAAAAATCAACTTCAAAATATTCGTCAGGCAAAATATCGCATTCACATCCGCCATAATAATCTTTATAGAATTTGTTATAGTATGCTGTATATTCTATTAAGGATCCTGGGTTGTAATAACTGGCTGTGTGTCCAGTAGAAATAATGGCAGTATGCCCATCGAGTAATGACAAAGAAAATTGCCATAATTGTTCTTCAAAAGAATCTGTTTTTGTGAAATTGATAATATCATCAAAATCAGAGATGTTTTTATAATCTTTTAACCCGTAAAAAGTATTAAACACAAAGATTAAGAATTTCTCTGATTCTTTTCTCATATCAGATGTTAAATCATTGTTATATCTTACAGGGTCGGTGAGTGAAGTTCTGATATCACCAATTTGATAGGTATCCACTCCATATAAATAATCGCCATTGTTAATGACATCAAACATCGATCCAGTAAGGAAAAGATTTGCGATGGATAACGGAATGGTATAGAAGGTTTCACCTTCAATTTCCAAAATACTAAATCGGAAATTATAGTCAGATAAATCTGCACTAAATGCTGGTAATTCTTCTTCTTCATAACTTGAAAGCGTTAATCCAAGAGAAAAATCCGTCTCGGTATTTCCTGTAAAATAGTCAAAACTATCAATGGATGGTGCAGTAACTACCGTATTGTCAAAATCAAAGGTAACGTATTCGCGCCAATAATCGTCCACTGGACATAAGTCCATACTTTCTACTTCTGTATCACAAGATTCTATGTACACACTCACTTGATTTGCTAGAACTTCAACTTGCACGTTTTCATCGATAATTCCAAGTAGTAGCCTCACGAATTCTTCGATATCTACGAAAGGAATTCCCTCTTTATAAGGATAATAATAAAAGGTTAGAGTATCAATCGGATCTTCTCTTACAAATTCTTCAGAATAATTGATGAATTCGATGTCTTTTGTCATATAAAACCACTCTTCAGTTGTCGTTTGTGTTGTTGTTGAAACTGTAGTCGTTGTAGTGTTTCCTATCGTTGTTGAAACAGTCGTTGTCGTTTCGCCATCTGTCGTTACTGAAGTAATTTGAGTTCTAGTTTGTTCTGTACAACCAATTAAACTAAATAAAAATATAAGTAGTACAAAGAAAGTTAATATTTTTTTCATAATTGCCTCCAAGAATGTTTTTTCTATTGTAACATATTTGACAATATTTTCAAGGTATCCTATAAAAAAAGAATCGGATTTTCCGATTCTTATTCTTTATTTTTTCACTGCGGCATTTGCCATATAGATGAATTTATCGGGATCCAAAGAGGCCCCTCCGATTAAAGCTCCATCAATATGTGGCATTGCTAGTAATTCATCAATATTTTCTGGCTTTACAGAACCACCATATTGAATTCGAATGGACTCACTTACTGAACTTCCATACATATCTTGAATAACGCTGCGAATGTATTTACACGATTCATTCGCCATTTCTGAAGTTGCTGTTTTACCAGTTCCAATTGCCCAAATCGGTTCATATGCCAAGATCACGTTATCCATATCTATTTGACTAACATTGGCAAATGCTTTTTCTAATTGAGCTTTTAAAACTTGATTTGTCAGATTGTTTTCTCTTTCTTCAAGATGTTCTCCGATACAAACAATTGGCATTAAGTCATTTCTTAAAGCTGCAATGACTTTTTTATTTACAATCTCATCGGTCTCTAAAAAGATATTTCTTCTTTCACTATGTCCAACAATGACGTATTCCACATTATAACTATTTAACAACGCACCTGAAACTTCTCCAGTATAAGCGCCTTCATCTTCATAGCATAAATTTTGAGCACCGATTCTAAGGTTGTCTCCTTGACGTTTCACAAGACAACGCATTAAAGGCGCTTGTGCAAAAACGATGGTTTCAACTTCTTCGATACTTGGCATCATTGTCGAAACTTTTAAAATAAAATACAGCGCTTCATCACGCGTTTTAAACATTTTCCAGTTTCCAGCAATAATTGGTTTTCTCATTTTCTTAACCAAAATTATCCTAAAATCTTTTCAATATCATTGATTGCGCTTTCGGCATTTTCACCTATAGCGATTAGTTTTACATTTTCCCCTTGAGGAACGGCTAAACTCATTAAACCTAAAATAGATTTAGCATCTATTGTCACATGAGCGTAAACTAATTTAATATCAACATCATATTTACTTGATGTTTGAACTACTTTTGAAGCCAGTTCAGCGTGTAATCCTGCTGTGCTTTTAATAGTAATTATTTTTTCCATTCTTATTTCTCCTTTTTTTATTTCAACGTTTTATTAATTATTGTAAGTAACGCTTCTTTTTTAGTATTTTGATTTAAAAGGCATTCAAAATATAGGTTGCCAATTAAACCCTTACCTATTCTATACTTTTTTTGGTAATCTTTCAAGGATTATTCACTGCAAAAGAAAAAGTTGTCTTAAAAAGTAAAGTTTAATTGCATTCACAATCCGATCCACAACCGCATGATTCTTGGTCATCTAATGCGACAACTCCTGGAAGCTCTTTGCCCTCAAGGTATTCTAAGGAAGCTCCCCCTCCTGTTGAAATATGAGTGAATTTATCTTGATAACCCATTTGAATAGCAGCTGCGGCAGAATCTCCTCCACCGATGATTGTTTTTGCATCTTTTAAGTTAGCTAAAATCTCACAAATTGCTCTAGTTCCTTTGGAAAAGTTTTCAAATTCGAAAACACCAAGGGGTCCATTCCATACCACTGTTTTAGCATTTTTTAATTCTTTTTTAAATAATTCAATGGTTTTTGACCCTACGTCTAAGCCCATTTCGTTATCTTGAATTTTTTTATAGGTTGTTGTATGGAAAGGTGCATCCTCTTTAAACTCTTCAGAAACAACCAAATCAATCGGTAAAATAATCTTGCCATTTGCTTTTTCTAGAAGAGATTTAGCTAAGTCAACCTTATCATTTTCTACAATAGACGTTCCAATGTTAAATCCTAAAGCTTTCATGAAGGTATATGCCATACCTCCACCAATTAAGATTTTATCCGCTTTATTTAATAAATTTTCAATGACTCCAATTTTATCTGAAACTTTTGCACCACCAAGAATAGCCACAAATGGTCTTGCAGGGTTATCAACAGCATCACCAATGTAACGCAATTCTTTTTCCATTAAAAATCCAGCTACTGCTTCTAAATGACTTGCAATTCCCACGTTGGATGCATGAGCGCGATGTGCCGTTCCAAATGCGTCATTTACAAATACATCTCCAAGACTTGCCCAGTATGCACCTAATTCTGGATTATTTTTCGACTCTTTATTTCCATCTATGTCTTCGAAGCGAGTGTTTTCAAACATCAAAACTTCACCATCATTTAATTGGTTAATAGCTTCTTCTAATTCTATACCTCTTGTAAAAGGAATAAATTTAACGGATTGATTTAAAAGTTCTGCCAACCGATTAGCTACTGGTGCTAACGATGCAGATGCTTTATCTGCTTCTGTTTTCACTCTACCCAAGTGACTAAATAATATTACTTTTCCTTTTTCATCTAAAAGGTATTTTATGGTAGGTAACGCTTGTACTATTCGATTATCATCAGTAATCATTCCATCTTGCATCGGAACGTTAAAATCTACTCTAACAAGCACTTTTTTTGAAGCTACTTGAATGTCTTCAATTGTTTTCTTTTTCATTTTATTCCTCCTTATAGGATAAACATATAACACTATTTATTATACTATCTATGGTCTAAAAATACTACTTAAAAATACCGCCTTTTTCAAAATGAAAGCATTTTCTTATTCGTTTTTTGCCTTTTCAAGATAATCTAAGATTCTTTTTGCTTTTTCATATTGTTTTATAAAACCATATTTTTTTTCTAATTTCATTTCGTGATTGTTTCGAAAAGATATGTATAATTTGCTGCCTTTTAGAATCGAAAAATGTTCTATACTATGATAATTAAGATAGAAACTTGTTTTAGAGCGATATCCAATCAAAGGAATTAGTAAAGTTGATTCGTTAATAAAAATCGGAATTTTCGCCTTAAAATGAAACACTTTCTTTGTCGCTTTCAATCTTCCTTCTAGTGTTGAAAGCGTTTCAAGCAACAACTCATTTAAGTAGCCAATTAATGTGCGATCATATAAGAAAACATCATGTTCTTTTGCCACTTTTACGAAATCTTCTTTTGTCTTTTCTATATAATGGATCATATTCTTACCCCTGTTTTAATATAGCACAAAAGTGAAAGAATTCTTGTTGATAAAATTCGAAAAAAAAACCACCTAGAAGGTGGTTCTAATAATTATTGAACTGTATCTTGTCTTACTGGGGATGCTTTAACGATTCTGTGTTCGTGATCAACATCAAAGAAATGACATTTGTTCATGTTAAAAGCAAGTTCAATGGTATCTCCTATGTGAATGTCTGAACGAGCGTTTACTTTGGCAATAATATTTGTTTTAGCAACTGCGATATGAATATTTGTTTCAGCCCCTAGTAACTCGGCAACGTCTACTAAGAATTTTGCTTTTGAATCTTTATAAGTTTCTAAAGCAACTAATTCATCATGCATATCTTCTGGACGTGTTCCTAATACTACTTGATGATTCAAATAATCTTTGTCTTTTAATAATTGGAATTTAGGTTCTGGAATTTTTAATTTTAAATTCTCGCAATAAAAATACCCATCATCTTGCACTTCACCTGTTAAAAAGTTCATGGCTGGAGTTCCAATAAATCCACCAACAAACATGTTGTTTGGATTGTCATAAATTTCTTTTGGAGCACCTATTTGTTGAATTCTTCCATCTTTCATAACAACAATTCTTGTAGCCATTGTCATGGCTTCAATTTGGTCATGCGTTACATAAATGGTTGTAGTTCCTAACCGTTCATGAAGTTTAATGAGTTCCGCTCTCATAGCTACACGTAATTTAGCATCTAAATTAGATAATGGCTCATCCATTAAGAACACTTTCGCGTCTCTTACAATCGCTCTACCTAATGCCACACGTTGTCTTTGTCCACCTGATAAAGCTTTTGGTTTACGATCAAGGTATCCTGTTAAGCCTAAAATATCAGCTGCGTTTTTAACGCGTTTTTCAATTTCATCTTTTGGCATTTTTCTTAGTTTTAATCCAAATGCCATATTATCGTATACAGTCATATGTGGATACAGTGCATAAGATTGGAAAACCATCGCAATGTTTCTATCTTTCGGAGCTACATCATTTACTAATACATCATCAATATAAAGCTCTCCTGCTGTAATTTCTTCAAGTCCTGCTACCATTCGAAGTGTAGTGGATTTTCCGCATCCAGAAGGACCAACAAATACGATAAATTCTTTATGTTTTACTTCTAGTGAAAAATCAAAAACTGCTTGTACGCCATTGTCGTAAACTTTGTCTAATCCTTTAAATGTTAAAGTTGCCATAATTTCCTCCTAATATCTAAATCTTCTTTTTAAGTATACTAAATTAATGGCGTAAAACCTATATGCAAACTGCACAAATTTAAATTCGAAATAACAAATAGATGGCAAGAGCTCCTTCAAACGTTCTAATATCAATTCTAGATTGTTTCACAAAGTGGTCCAGCCGGTAATTGAGTGTATTTCGATGCATAAATAATCTTTTTGATGCTTCGGAAGCATTTAAATTTGATTCGATAAAGCCAATGACAGATTCAATGGTTTCAATTCCACAAAGGGAATAGTAATAATTTTTTAATAATGATTTGGTTTCGTTTAGATGAGATAATACAATCTCGGGAATAATGGTTTGAATCTCATATACGCCTGGATTCATTTTCGGTAAAACTTGGAGAATGATATTTGCATCAAATCCTTGTGATTTCGGAACGATGAATGCTGTAAAATCTTGATAAAACTCTTGCATAGCCATTTCTCGCAAATGATTATAATCTCGATCTTCATAGGCGGATTCATCCGTAATCATAAAGAGGTTTTCACTAAGCTTCTTAACATATAAATCTTCAAACCCATTCAAAAAAGCGATTAACGTATCGTAATCGATATTTTTATAATAAAGATAAATGATTTGGCTCATGAAAAGACCCTCCTATTTATAAAACGTAATCGCCCCTATAACTTAAAAGCATGACTTGAGAAACCCCTTCAAGTTTACGAAGAGGCTCAATTTTCTTTTGAAAACCTTTTGTTCCTCTGACTTCAAATGTAAATTCAGCTTTTTCTTTTTGAATCGATTTATTTCTTATGGAATATTTCTTATAAATTTGTTCTACTTCTTTCAATAAAAAGTCTTCATTGTATGTTCCTTCAAAATTTACAATCAAAATATAAGGAGTAGTAAATATTTCTAAGGCTTGAACAAAAAGAATACATAGTCCGATAACTACACTACCAATGATTGCAAGTACGCTTGAGTTCGCTCCAACGGTAATACCAATCCCTATGGACCAAAACATAAAAATAGTGTCTAAGGGGTTCTTTATCGCGGTTCTAAATCTGACAATTGATAAAGCTCCAACCATTCCTAGAGATAATATGACATTACTTGATACCGCCATAATAACCATGCAAGTAACCAATGCAGAGATAGGTAACGTCATGGAAAAACTTTTGTTATAGACGGTTGTTTGATAACTAAGCTTATAAATAAACAAAACCCATAAACTAATAAATAAAGTAATGAGTAAATTTAAAACAATGTCTAATACAGATAAATCAAGAGATTCAAGTTCTCCTAAGATATCTATAATTGATAAAAATAATTGCATCTTCTTTTTCTCCTTTTTCCATTATATTTCAAGCAAAAGCCAACTCATATAAAACTTAGAGTATGATAATACTTGTAAATTTTTATAAAAAACAATTTTGTGAATGAAATCTGGCAATATTCCAGTATATTTAACTTCTAAAATCATTGTTCTTGGTTCTAAGATTTTTCGTTTGCTTGAAATACTACGATCGAATAAGTATCCACAGATATCTTTATCAAAAGTAATTCTTACGTCCCCTTCAGGATAAGTGTAGGCTTCTCTTTTATAATCTACGTATAATCTAGGTCGTAAATCATCGCATTTCATTCGAATCAAAATAGCTTGAATTAACGGTTCATCTATAAATTGATACAATACAGGATAATCTCTCAAAATAAGGGCTTGCGCCAATTCATCAGAGATCCACATGGATTGTTTGTTTGTCATATTTCCAACTTTTGTTTTGTACTCCAATCGTTTCTCGCTGGATGAATAGGTTCGAATTCGAAACTTCTGATGAAATTCAATTCCATCCGCTTTTTCAAAAATGCGAGAATCATAAAAATCATCGAAATAAAGGGAGTGAAGAAAGTATTCGTCTTCATCGATTTCTGCATGAATATCTAAATTCATAATTAACTGAAGTTGATTTTTAAGTTTTACATATTCATCAATGGTAATGATGAATTTCAACTCCGTTCTAGATAATTCCATCAAAACACATCCCTTTAAATAATAAAATGCCGACTAATTGTCAGCATTTATTATACCATAATAAATTAAAGATTTATCGGAAATACGAAAATAAATACTGAGCTTTTTGTGATGAAAAAGAAGTCTTTACACAACAATATTTTCTATTCACCAGTGATTCCAGTTTTTTCAATTCCTTGAACAAATGATTTTTGTCCAGCAAAATAAATAAGCAATAATGGAATGATTGAAATGACCGTCGCTGCCATTTTAAAGGATTCAACTAATTGAATAGCGTCTCCTTCTGATCTAGTGTCCGATACTCTTGTTCCAAATAAAGAATCGAATTTACCTAATTGATTTGTAAATAAATCAACGCCATCTCCAACCAAAAGTTCGGTGACGTAGCTTTCGTTCCAGTTCCATACGAAGGAAAACAAAAACACTACGATAATGGTTGATAGAGACAATTTAATAGTGATGTGCCAAAATAATTGAAAAGGGTTTGCTCCATCAATTTTTCCAGCTTCATATAAATCCACAGGTATCATTTTAAAGAAATTTACAAAGATTAAAATTAGAATAGCTGAATTGACTCCTTGTCCAAAGAAAGCCATTATCATTTGAGAATCATATGTATTTAATCCTTTGCCTGCACCTGTCCAACCAATTAATTGGTAAAACGAATTAAACATATTGTATTGAGTGATTAATAAAATAGGAACCGGAATGATAAAAGATAAAAGTAAAATTCCATACAATACTTTTTTACCTCTAAATTCATATCGTGCAAAAGCAAAACCGGTAATTGCTGAAATAAATGTTTGAAAAATAGCCATAATCATTGAAAATTTAATAGAGTTGAATAAGGATACTGACCCATTTAAAACAGCCCAAGCTATTTTGTAATTTGAAAAGGAGAAATCTTTGGGGAACCAGATGACTTCAGGATTTACCAAGTCATTTGAACTCATAAATGAAATAGAAAGCATTTTTATAATAGGATATAAAAAAACATAACTAATCGTAATTAAAAAGACATATACAACAATTTGAGAAATCAAACGATTTATTCTTGTTTTATGAGTTCGGTAATATTCTTTAAAGTTGATTTGATTCGTTGCTAGTTTTTTGAAGAACAACTTAGTTTTCAAGACGATTGTTTTCAATTGTCAACCACCGTCCTTTTCTTCAATTTTTGTTGTTTCTTCTTAACCGATTCTAAATTCCTTCTTTGGATAGAGGATAAGTGAATGGTTTTTGTTTTTTCAGGTTTACCTAAAAGCAAATAGGCTACTCCTACTAACATGAAAACAACGACAGCATAAATAAAAGCAAAGGTTGAGGCAAGTCCAATTCCACCTTCTGTTGCATAAATTTGCCCCTTTATAAGGTTATAGACTGGATTGAGTGAATAGGTTCCAATTTGAACAATCGTAAATACTGCGGTAATAAAAGCTGTTGATTTTACGATTGGAACTTTAATCTTCCATAATATTTGCCAAGAGGAAGCTCCATCGATTTTGGCTGCTTCGTAAAGATTTACATTTATTTTTTGTAGCGCATTGATAAATAAGATAATTGGAATTCCTGTAAACCATAATACCATTGTAAAGTTTTCAAATAGTCCAGATAAAGCTTCAGCTAACCCATGACTATAACTAAAAATCATTTTAAACACAATATTATTGACGTAATCAAACAATGATCCAGCTCCATTATATTTTAAAATTCCAGCAACAGGCCCACTCATAATGATGACAGGAAAGAAAAAGATAACTCGAAAGATTCCTTGTCCTTTTGCGCCAGTATTTAATAATAAAGCTAAGATAAATGCAACAATAATTATCGTTGGTACATAAGTAACTTCCATGACGATAAAATCAAGTAATTGTGGGAAGAAATACAGATTTCGAAACGCCGTTCCGAAGTTTCCTCCTGTAATATTTAAGTTATAAACGTACACCAAAGTGTTCGCTTGTGAAGAAATATCAAATAACGTGTTATAAATCGTTTTAAAGAAAGGATAAATAACAAACAAAGAAAAGCCGATAAACCATGGTAAAAGAAATAAATAAGCAATTTTATTTTGATTTTCAATGGAAGATGTAGAAGTAAGATTTTTGACTGTTTTATCTCTTGCCATCTTACTCACCTCCTAAAACGAGGAAGGATTGTGGAAGAACGTCTTCTCCATTTACCGTTTTGATTTGATCGGTATAATTAATCAAAATCTCGACGCCGTTATCATAGGTGTTGCGAATGAAACCAAGTTCTAATACTTCCCTGTTTACCCAAGAAGCATTTAGTACTTCCTTTAATGCATCATTTACATCACCGTAAATCGATTGAATTAACTCTTCGTAAAGACTATATTCAGTAGTATAAAATTCACTGGAATTTGTATCAGTTAAAATGTGAGAAGGTTCCATTGTTAAAACAAACGATGGGTAGACGTTGTAATCAATCATTCGAAGTACATCTTTATTTGTATAAAACGAAAAGTTACTATAAACGGCATAAAGTTCCATTGTTCCTTGAAGTAAAATTTGTAAGAACGGAACCGTATCTGTTTCAATTAAATATTGAGTAGAATATACATCCATTTGTAAATAACGATCAGTATAAGCAAACAAATATTGATTTGGTTTGGTTAAATTCACTTTAACATCTTGAGATAAAGTAGCAAAAGCTTGTTGAAAGAGAGTGACTGCTTCTACTCTTGAAGTCAAGTTTTCTGAATAATCTGAAATTAAATTATTCGAAATTCCATCAACGGTAATGCTTCTAACTCCCATATCAATAAAGGTTTTTGATTGATTGTTTAACCAATCAACACTCTTTAGAGGTCTCGCATAATAAAAAACAGAGATAGGATCTTCATAGGTTAAAATTCTTGCATACCATCCAGCTGGATGTTTTGTCGCATTTTTGTAAAGAGAAATCTGTTCTTCATTAATCTTATAATAATCTTGATAAAACGATATATCGACTCCTTGTTCTAAAAAGGAGTTAATTAAATTCTTATAAGCAGTTTTTGAGCCTATTTGAGCTGAAAATTCTGCTTTAGTAGGAGTTCCTAGTGTCAATCCATCTTTTTGCCATCCGATAAGTCCGGAAGAAATATTCGTAATTCCTTTTGAAATAACATCATCTAGAATTGTTTTAACATCACTTGCTGTAGTCGCAATTTGCGTATTATATCCTACGATTGAATTTTCAGAATCAGCCATTAAGAAATCAAGTCGAAGCCCAATTTGAGACTCTGTTGTTTCTTCTAAAGCAAGAATGTTTTCAGAGATTAAGAAGTCTTTATATTTTTGAGCCATTCCAACATAATTGGCTGGATAATTATCATCAGTTCCATCTCCTGAAAGAAAATTATAGTTCATCTCTATGTCGAACACATTAATGGCATCGCCAATACTTGGAACGGGGTTATCTCCATCTAAGGTATAAAGTTTATTATAACTAAAATTGTAATTAAATTTAGCAAAGGTATTATTGTAGTGATAAACGTTTTCCTCTGGAGTCGAAATGATATACATAAACTCATCTCCAGAACTTGCGTAAGCAACGTATGCTGCTTGGTTGTTTCCGTGGGCCATTCCATAAACTGGAATGGACGCTGTTTTGAAAGGAACATATATTCCTTCCCAAATTCGGTAATTTTGTATGGTTTGAGATGGATCTGCTCCATAAACGTATGCTTGATATCTAGATAATGAAACAGAATTATCTCTAAATCGGATTAACGCTCCACTTCCATCTGGCACAAATGAATATCCATCTACCATATCTCTTTGAGATTCAACATAATCATAATCGCCATTTTCATCTATGGTTTTTGGTGTAGTCGTGAAAA
The sequence above is drawn from the Bacillota bacterium genome and encodes:
- a CDS encoding carbohydrate ABC transporter permease, with product MKTIVLKTKLFFKKLATNQINFKEYYRTHKTRINRLISQIVVYVFLITISYVFLYPIIKMLSISFMSSNDLVNPEVIWFPKDFSFSNYKIAWAVLNGSVSLFNSIKFSMIMAIFQTFISAITGFAFARYEFRGKKVLYGILLLSFIIPVPILLITQYNMFNSFYQLIGWTGAGKGLNTYDSQMIMAFFGQGVNSAILILIFVNFFKMIPVDLYEAGKIDGANPFQLFWHITIKLSLSTIIVVFLFSFVWNWNESYVTELLVGDGVDLFTNQLGKFDSLFGTRVSDTRSEGDAIQLVESFKMAATVISIIPLLLIYFAGQKSFVQGIEKTGITGE
- a CDS encoding sugar ABC transporter permease; the protein is MARDKTVKNLTSTSSIENQNKIAYLFLLPWFIGFSLFVIYPFFKTIYNTLFDISSQANTLVYVYNLNITGGNFGTAFRNLYFFPQLLDFIVMEVTYVPTIIIVAFILALLLNTGAKGQGIFRVIFFFPVIIMSGPVAGILKYNGAGSLFDYVNNIVFKMIFSYSHGLAEALSGLFENFTMVLWFTGIPIILFINALQKINVNLYEAAKIDGASSWQILWKIKVPIVKSTAFITAVFTIVQIGTYSLNPVYNLIKGQIYATEGGIGLASTFAFIYAVVVFMLVGVAYLLLGKPEKTKTIHLSSIQRRNLESVKKKQQKLKKRTVVDN
- a CDS encoding polyphosphate polymerase domain-containing protein — protein: MELSRTELKFIITIDEYVKLKNQLQLIMNLDIHAEIDEDEYFLHSLYFDDFYDSRIFEKADGIEFHQKFRIRTYSSSEKRLEYKTKVGNMTNKQSMWISDELAQALILRDYPVLYQFIDEPLIQAILIRMKCDDLRPRLYVDYKREAYTYPEGDVRITFDKDICGYLFDRSISSKRKILEPRTMILEVKYTGILPDFIHKIVFYKNLQVLSYSKFYMSWLLLEI